Proteins encoded within one genomic window of uncultured Sphingopyxis sp.:
- a CDS encoding FliM/FliN family flagellar motor switch protein — MTTGTKTVKAVKAPRASPPAPAAAPADGKESLLLRKAADSYAFPALEGVANQFARSLRDLIRALGAPAIQIERAGAEQMSFAEWSAAAAPAIFWRYHAAPLKGPVLLAGSRALLLQLVDIFYGGRGQLAAEREELTDAEDRFAARLGRDIAMQLAAAWRGKLALEPELDCVTADPAKLAAVRADDELFVQRFTLRGAPFDGRTIMCAYPVAALRGIAGDELLPDTPAHGGGDPAWSGALDKALRDVRLPVRSVLARPEISLVKLLALEVGDIIPLSMPRHVPVTVAGRSFAFGSIGEANGNAAIMIDHIEKGPDND, encoded by the coding sequence GTGACCACCGGCACGAAAACGGTCAAAGCCGTGAAGGCCCCAAGGGCTTCTCCGCCCGCTCCGGCGGCTGCGCCCGCGGACGGCAAGGAGTCGCTGCTGCTGCGCAAGGCGGCGGATAGCTATGCCTTTCCCGCGCTCGAGGGCGTCGCGAACCAGTTCGCGCGGTCTTTGCGCGACCTCATCCGCGCGCTCGGCGCGCCGGCGATCCAGATCGAACGTGCCGGTGCCGAACAGATGAGCTTTGCCGAGTGGAGCGCGGCGGCCGCCCCCGCGATCTTCTGGCGCTATCACGCGGCGCCGCTCAAGGGACCCGTGCTGCTCGCCGGATCGCGCGCGCTGCTGCTCCAGCTCGTCGACATCTTCTATGGCGGTCGCGGTCAGCTCGCCGCCGAGCGCGAAGAGCTGACCGACGCCGAGGATCGCTTCGCGGCGCGGCTCGGCCGCGACATCGCCATGCAGCTCGCCGCCGCCTGGCGCGGCAAGCTGGCGCTTGAACCCGAACTCGACTGCGTCACCGCCGATCCGGCGAAGCTCGCCGCGGTGCGCGCCGACGACGAATTGTTCGTCCAGCGCTTCACGCTGCGCGGCGCGCCCTTCGACGGGCGGACGATCATGTGCGCTTACCCGGTCGCCGCGCTGCGCGGCATCGCAGGCGACGAGCTGCTTCCCGACACGCCGGCGCATGGCGGCGGCGATCCCGCCTGGTCGGGCGCGCTCGACAAGGCGCTGCGCGACGTGCGCCTGCCCGTCCGCTCGGTGCTCGCGCGCCCCGAAATCAGCCTCGTCAAGCTGCTCGCGCTCGAGGTCGGCGACATCATCCCGCTTTCCATGCCGCGCCATGTGCCGGTGACCGTCGCCGGGCGCAGCTTCGCGTTCGGCAGCATCGGCGAGGCCAATGGCAACGCCGCGATCATGATCGACCATATCGAAAAAGGACCGGACAATGACTGA
- the fliN gene encoding flagellar motor switch protein FliN has product MTDIAEAPKAARADRRDKSIAAAPNFDLLAGVSLRVSVEVGSTSMTLSELLALGEGSVIELDRAATDLLDIYANGTLIAKGEIVSVDGRYGIQVAEVVAPARGLEGFERRA; this is encoded by the coding sequence ATGACTGACATCGCCGAAGCCCCCAAGGCCGCGCGCGCCGACCGGCGCGACAAGAGCATCGCCGCCGCGCCCAATTTCGACCTGCTCGCCGGCGTCTCGCTGCGCGTGTCGGTCGAGGTCGGATCGACCTCGATGACGCTTTCCGAACTGCTCGCCTTGGGCGAAGGCAGCGTGATCGAGCTCGACCGCGCCGCGACCGACCTGCTCGACATCTATGCCAACGGCACCCTCATCGCGAAGGGCGAAATCGTCAGCGTCGACGGCCGCTATGGCATCCAGGTCGCCGAAGTCGTCGCCCCGGCGCGCGGGCTCGAAGGTTTCGAACGGAGAGCCTGA
- a CDS encoding flagellar biosynthetic protein FliO yields MFEYILRLLILLPIVGGMAWGSLWLWKRVQMGVPLVGGATKARAVEMVDVLPLGPGSKLAVVEFAGQRVLIAVSRNGITRLADDAQGDFHVD; encoded by the coding sequence ATGTTCGAATATATCCTCCGTTTGCTCATCCTGCTGCCGATCGTCGGCGGCATGGCGTGGGGCAGCCTGTGGCTGTGGAAGCGCGTCCAGATGGGCGTGCCGCTCGTCGGCGGCGCGACCAAGGCGCGCGCGGTCGAGATGGTCGACGTGCTGCCGCTCGGCCCGGGGTCGAAGCTCGCGGTCGTCGAATTCGCGGGGCAGCGCGTGCTGATCGCGGTGTCGCGCAACGGCATCACGCGCCTCGCCGACGACGCCCAGGGGGATTTCCATGTCGACTAG
- the fliP gene encoding flagellar type III secretion system pore protein FliP (The bacterial flagellar biogenesis protein FliP forms a type III secretion system (T3SS)-type pore required for flagellar assembly.) has translation MLASTSPAFAQAADGLSRAVNEIGGDGRPLSLSLQILVLMSLLTVLPSLLLMMTSFTRIIIVLSILRHALGLQQTPPNQVLVGLSLFLSLFVMAPVISEVNRVAITPYGQEQIDIGEAVSRSGDALHGFMMKQTRKTDLMMFAKIAKAPSYASPKDVPFSILLPAFVTSELKTAFQIGFLIFLPFLVIDLIVASALMSLGMMMLSPTIISMPFKLLLFVLVDGWALTMGSLASSFVG, from the coding sequence CTGTTGGCCTCCACCTCTCCCGCGTTCGCACAGGCGGCCGACGGCCTAAGCCGCGCGGTGAACGAAATCGGCGGCGACGGCCGGCCCCTGAGCCTGTCGCTCCAGATCCTCGTCCTGATGAGCCTGTTGACGGTGCTGCCGTCGCTGCTCCTGATGATGACGAGCTTCACGCGGATCATCATCGTGCTGTCGATCCTGCGCCACGCGCTCGGGCTGCAACAGACGCCGCCGAATCAGGTGCTCGTCGGCCTCAGCCTCTTCCTCTCGCTGTTCGTGATGGCGCCGGTGATCAGCGAAGTGAACCGCGTCGCGATCACCCCTTATGGTCAGGAACAGATCGACATCGGCGAGGCGGTGTCGCGCTCGGGCGATGCGCTGCACGGCTTCATGATGAAGCAGACGCGCAAGACCGACCTGATGATGTTCGCCAAGATCGCCAAGGCGCCGAGCTATGCGAGCCCCAAGGATGTCCCCTTTTCGATCCTGCTCCCCGCCTTCGTCACCAGCGAACTCAAGACCGCGTTCCAGATCGGCTTCCTCATCTTCCTGCCCTTCCTCGTCATCGACCTGATCGTCGCATCGGCGCTGATGTCGCTGGGTATGATGATGTTGTCGCCGACGATCATCTCGATGCCCTTCAAATTGCTGCTTTTCGTCCTCGTCGACGGCTGGGCGCTGACGATGGGCTCGCTCGCTTCTTCTTTCGTGGGTTAG
- a CDS encoding flagellar biosynthetic protein FliQ, with amino-acid sequence MEADYFIGVAQQSLWILALASAPLLLPVLVIGVLLGMVQAATSINEQTLTFVPKLIVAAICLAIFGGSILVLLTDFTRELFAQIPALVR; translated from the coding sequence ATGGAAGCCGATTATTTCATCGGAGTCGCGCAGCAGTCGCTGTGGATCCTCGCCCTCGCCTCGGCGCCGCTGCTGCTGCCCGTGCTCGTCATCGGCGTGCTGCTCGGCATGGTGCAGGCGGCGACGTCGATCAACGAACAGACCTTGACCTTCGTGCCCAAGCTCATCGTCGCGGCGATCTGTCTCGCGATCTTCGGCGGCAGCATCCTGGTGCTGCTCACCGATTTCACGCGCGAGCTGTTCGCGCAGATCCCGGCGCTGGTGCGGTGA
- the fliR gene encoding flagellar biosynthetic protein FliR gives MNPADIPNIEAMLQLWMLGMIRPGAAFIAAPVFGAANVPVQLRLVIALAVGVPAVAASGMALPPEGIVSVPGFFFIVGEAVIGLAIGFVLQMGLAAALLAGEVISNAMGLGFASMVDPLSGASSSAIGQFLSMMATALFLAADGHLVLIDIIVGSYDALPPGNAFPSWDAIGGLIRFGSLMFAAGLTIAMPVGFVLILVQIIMGVIGRSAPALNLFAVGIPATLLAGIILLGVATPAMAEAVARILSDALDAARMVAGV, from the coding sequence ATGAACCCCGCCGACATCCCGAATATCGAGGCGATGCTCCAGCTGTGGATGCTGGGGATGATCCGCCCCGGCGCCGCCTTCATCGCCGCGCCGGTGTTCGGCGCCGCGAATGTGCCGGTGCAGCTCCGGCTCGTGATCGCGCTCGCGGTCGGGGTGCCCGCGGTCGCGGCGTCGGGTATGGCGCTGCCGCCCGAGGGCATCGTGTCGGTTCCGGGCTTCTTCTTCATCGTCGGCGAGGCCGTGATCGGGCTCGCGATCGGCTTCGTGCTCCAGATGGGGCTCGCCGCGGCGCTGCTCGCGGGCGAGGTGATCAGCAACGCGATGGGCCTCGGCTTCGCATCGATGGTCGATCCGCTGAGCGGCGCGTCGAGTTCGGCGATCGGGCAGTTCCTGTCGATGATGGCGACCGCGCTCTTTCTCGCCGCCGACGGTCATCTCGTGCTGATCGACATCATCGTCGGCAGCTATGACGCGCTCCCGCCCGGCAACGCCTTCCCCTCGTGGGACGCGATCGGCGGCCTCATTCGCTTCGGCAGCCTGATGTTCGCGGCGGGGCTGACGATCGCGATGCCGGTCGGCTTCGTGCTCATTCTCGTCCAGATCATCATGGGCGTGATCGGCCGCTCAGCACCGGCGCTCAACCTGTTCGCGGTCGGCATCCCCGCGACCCTGCTCGCCGGGATCATATTGCTCGGCGTCGCGACCCCCGCGATGGCCGAGGCGGTCGCGCGCATCCTCTCCGACGCGCTCGACGCCGCGCGCATGGTCGCGGGGGTCTGA
- a CDS encoding flagellar type III secretion system protein FlhB: MAEGSDKDQKTEQPTAKKLADSAREGDVLMSRELATALMMLAAAGWIVAAGGWFVQSAGDLVRRGLTLTAADVADFAPAEALMRNGVEILLPLASLFALALGAAVAGPAMLGSMGWRGKALHFKGNRLNPMSGIKRMFGLQGATELGKAIAKVLLLGTIGYWLVASSLPAIMSMAQADLIAAIGLAGKAIGHAMLTLAGGLVVIALIDVPVQWFQRNKRLMMSKQEIKEEMRQSDGAPELKQAQRQRAHEILSGSARKAVSEATVVLTNPTHFSVALRYRPGEDAAPVVVARGRGDVALSIRELARTANVPMLEYPQLTRAIYFTARAGRVIPEELFVAVATVLAFVFQLERAAADGLAQPAVDVPPSHRFDPEGRRQA; encoded by the coding sequence ATGGCCGAGGGCAGCGACAAGGACCAGAAGACCGAACAGCCGACCGCGAAGAAGCTCGCCGATTCGGCGCGCGAAGGCGATGTGCTGATGTCGCGCGAGCTCGCGACTGCGCTGATGATGCTTGCCGCCGCGGGCTGGATCGTCGCCGCGGGCGGCTGGTTCGTTCAGTCGGCGGGCGACCTCGTTCGTCGCGGGCTCACGCTGACCGCCGCCGACGTCGCCGATTTCGCGCCCGCCGAGGCGCTGATGCGCAACGGGGTCGAAATCCTGCTCCCGCTCGCGAGCCTGTTCGCGCTCGCGCTCGGCGCCGCGGTCGCGGGACCCGCGATGCTCGGCTCGATGGGCTGGCGCGGCAAGGCGCTGCATTTCAAGGGCAACCGGCTCAATCCGATGAGCGGGATCAAGCGCATGTTCGGCCTGCAGGGCGCGACCGAACTCGGCAAGGCGATCGCGAAGGTGCTGCTGCTCGGGACGATCGGCTATTGGCTGGTTGCCAGCAGCCTGCCCGCGATCATGTCGATGGCACAGGCCGACCTGATCGCCGCGATCGGCCTCGCCGGAAAGGCGATCGGTCACGCGATGCTGACGCTCGCCGGCGGGCTTGTCGTCATCGCGCTGATCGACGTGCCGGTGCAATGGTTCCAGCGCAACAAACGGCTGATGATGAGCAAGCAGGAGATCAAGGAGGAAATGCGCCAGTCCGACGGCGCCCCCGAGCTCAAGCAGGCGCAGCGCCAGCGCGCGCACGAGATTTTGAGCGGATCGGCGCGCAAGGCGGTGTCGGAGGCGACGGTCGTGCTCACCAACCCGACGCATTTCTCGGTCGCGCTGCGCTATCGCCCGGGCGAGGACGCTGCGCCGGTCGTCGTCGCGCGCGGGCGCGGCGACGTCGCGCTGTCGATCCGCGAGCTCGCGCGCACCGCCAATGTCCCGATGCTCGAATATCCGCAGCTGACCCGCGCCATCTATTTCACCGCGCGCGCGGGCCGCGTGATTCCGGAAGAATTGTTCGTCGCGGTCGCGACCGTGCTCGCCTTCGTCTTCCAGCTCGAGCGCGCCGCCGCCGACGGGCTGGCCCAGCCCGCGGTCGACGTGCCGCCCTCGCACCGCTTCGATCCCGAAGGACGCCGCCAGGCTTAA
- the fliD gene encoding flagellar filament capping protein FliD, which yields MVTSIANSLGFGSGLDVKQLVTDLANASREPKIARMAELTQANQTRISALAQARADLDGFADSLSQMIDDGTLRSTPTVSDDSVLGATSRVGLSADSFAATVVVNQLARAQTNYSAVVADKTAAIGQGTMTLTVGGVAKTITIDATNNSLDGLANAINASGAGVTASIIADEGGHRLILKGPTGETGAFTLTADAGADPGLAAFATDSGMTEGQSAANAEFTIDGIAFSRATNIVDDVVPGMSLTLKKAAPGQPVDIGASRPLDMIKQTVGDFVAVYNQLKKSLVAASSLSGPTTGLRELERELGGLIHKVVSSHGSINQLSDIGVSITKEGLLSVDNAKLDKALETDAGAVEALFNPRRDATHNTLTDPGIAFALDAIRDKAVGVNGAIDRVSKSLNAKQENLAEQLEKIEEREDAYKARLEKQYGALEAKLAAFKATQSYLEQQIKLWTNQGND from the coding sequence ATGGTCACCTCAATCGCCAACAGCCTCGGCTTCGGCTCCGGCCTCGACGTCAAGCAGCTCGTCACCGACCTCGCGAACGCGTCGCGCGAACCCAAGATCGCGCGCATGGCCGAACTGACGCAGGCGAACCAGACGCGGATCAGCGCCCTCGCGCAAGCGCGGGCCGATCTCGACGGATTCGCCGATTCGCTGAGCCAGATGATCGACGACGGAACGCTGCGCAGCACGCCGACCGTGTCCGACGACAGCGTGCTCGGCGCCACGAGCCGCGTGGGCCTTTCGGCCGACAGCTTCGCCGCGACCGTCGTCGTCAACCAGCTCGCGCGCGCGCAGACCAATTATTCCGCCGTCGTCGCCGACAAGACCGCCGCGATCGGCCAAGGCACGATGACGCTGACCGTCGGCGGCGTCGCCAAGACGATCACCATCGACGCGACGAACAACAGCCTCGACGGGCTTGCGAACGCGATCAACGCGAGCGGCGCGGGCGTCACCGCCTCGATCATCGCCGACGAAGGCGGGCACCGCCTGATCCTGAAAGGCCCCACCGGCGAAACGGGCGCCTTCACCCTCACGGCCGATGCCGGCGCCGATCCGGGTCTTGCGGCCTTCGCGACGGATAGCGGCATGACCGAGGGGCAGAGCGCCGCCAACGCCGAATTCACGATCGACGGCATCGCCTTCAGCCGCGCGACCAACATCGTCGACGACGTCGTCCCCGGCATGTCGCTCACGCTCAAGAAAGCGGCGCCCGGCCAGCCCGTAGACATCGGCGCGAGCCGCCCGCTCGACATGATCAAGCAGACCGTCGGCGATTTCGTCGCCGTCTATAACCAGCTCAAGAAAAGCCTCGTCGCGGCATCGAGCCTGTCGGGCCCGACCACCGGATTGCGCGAGCTCGAACGCGAACTCGGCGGGCTTATCCACAAGGTGGTTTCGAGCCACGGCAGCATCAACCAGTTGTCCGACATCGGTGTTTCGATAACGAAGGAAGGCCTGCTGTCGGTCGACAATGCCAAGCTCGACAAGGCGCTCGAGACCGATGCCGGTGCGGTCGAGGCGCTGTTCAACCCGCGCCGCGACGCCACGCACAATACACTGACCGACCCCGGCATCGCCTTCGCGCTCGACGCGATCCGCGACAAGGCGGTCGGCGTCAATGGCGCGATCGATCGCGTCTCGAAATCGCTCAACGCGAAACAGGAAAATCTCGCCGAGCAGCTCGAGAAGATCGAGGAGCGCGAGGACGCCTATAAGGCACGGCTCGAGAAGCAATATGGCGCGCTCGAAGCCAAGCTCGCGGCGTTCAAGGCGACGCAATCCTATCTTGAACAACAGATCAAGCTCTGGACGAACCAGGGCAATGACTAA
- a CDS encoding flagellar protein FliS — MTATASTVRATGLYRRLQNESRAAAADPVELVTMLYDELETAVGVLAAMVRQGQRISATEPAHRARAILIGLDVNLDRDKGGDVATALSRVYRSMRRKLDDAVAANSAEGLSELLEGILTISAAWRQLR, encoded by the coding sequence GTGACCGCTACCGCTTCGACTGTCCGGGCGACCGGGCTGTATCGCCGATTGCAGAATGAAAGCCGCGCCGCCGCCGCCGACCCCGTCGAGCTGGTGACGATGCTTTACGACGAGCTCGAAACCGCCGTCGGCGTCCTCGCCGCGATGGTGCGACAGGGGCAGCGCATCTCGGCCACCGAACCCGCGCACCGCGCGCGCGCGATCCTGATCGGCCTCGACGTCAATCTCGACCGCGACAAGGGCGGCGACGTCGCGACGGCGCTGTCGCGCGTCTATCGCAGCATGCGCCGCAAGCTCGACGATGCCGTGGCGGCGAACAGCGCCGAGGGGCTTTCCGAACTTCTCGAAGGAATCCTGACGATCAGCGCCGCCTGGCGGCAGCTCCGCTAG
- a CDS encoding sigma-54 dependent transcriptional regulator produces the protein MTLGHNENTALEALIIGSSPAVCRLREMIRRVARSNASVMLCGPSGSGKELVARAIHDEGARAGKAFSAINCGAIPGELIESELFGHEKGSFTGAHARRIGHFEASEGGTLFLDEIGDMRFDMQVKLLRVLEDRTIVRVGSSEVKAVDVRVISATHQDLGAAIAEGKFREDLFFRLGVVVLQIPSLASRVEDIPALVRHFQRQMPAGAKCRYDDAAMAVLMRHAWPGNVRELRNFVERASVLHGGETLGADDVAMLLDPTAALAPRPAVCPVTEDFAAAPFASAAPTAKTPAPGRPIDLKREIETIELEQIHVALDLADGIISEAARLLTLKRTTLIEKMRKYGVHQQAA, from the coding sequence ATGACACTGGGGCACAATGAAAATACGGCGCTCGAAGCGCTGATCATCGGGTCGAGCCCGGCGGTTTGCCGGCTGCGCGAGATGATCCGCCGCGTGGCGCGTTCGAACGCCTCGGTGATGCTCTGCGGCCCGTCGGGCTCGGGCAAGGAACTGGTCGCTCGCGCGATCCACGACGAAGGCGCCCGCGCGGGCAAGGCCTTTTCCGCCATCAACTGCGGCGCGATCCCCGGCGAACTGATCGAATCCGAACTCTTCGGGCATGAAAAGGGCAGCTTCACCGGCGCCCATGCTCGCCGCATCGGCCATTTCGAAGCGAGCGAGGGCGGAACGCTCTTCCTCGACGAAATCGGCGACATGCGTTTCGACATGCAGGTGAAACTGCTCCGCGTGCTCGAAGACCGGACGATCGTCCGCGTCGGGAGCAGCGAAGTGAAGGCTGTCGACGTCCGCGTCATTTCGGCCACCCATCAGGATCTCGGCGCCGCGATCGCCGAAGGCAAGTTCCGCGAAGACCTGTTCTTCCGGCTCGGCGTGGTTGTGCTCCAGATCCCCAGCCTAGCCAGCCGCGTCGAGGATATTCCGGCGCTCGTCCGCCATTTCCAGCGCCAGATGCCGGCCGGCGCCAAATGCCGCTATGACGACGCCGCGATGGCGGTGCTGATGCGGCACGCCTGGCCGGGCAATGTGCGCGAACTGAGGAATTTCGTCGAGCGCGCCAGCGTCCTGCATGGCGGCGAGACGCTCGGCGCCGACGATGTCGCGATGCTCCTCGATCCCACCGCGGCCCTTGCGCCGCGGCCGGCCGTCTGCCCCGTCACGGAAGACTTTGCCGCGGCGCCCTTCGCCTCGGCCGCACCGACGGCCAAGACGCCGGCGCCGGGCCGTCCGATCGATCTCAAGCGCGAGATCGAGACGATCGAGCTCGAACAGATTCACGTCGCGCTCGACCTCGCCGACGGCATTATTTCGGAAGCCGCGCGCCTGCTGACGCTGAAGCGCACCACGCTGATCGAGAAGATGCGCAAATATGGTGTCCACCAGCAGGCCGCCTGA
- a CDS encoding flagellar motor protein MotB, translating to MAARPNLPRPVIVKKVIQEAHGGHHGGAWKVAYADFVTAMMAFFLLMWLLGATNEAQRKALADYFAPTIVQTKTDTAGSTGLFGGDSLVAADRYPHGAAQTGTRAMTIPRDAVGGPREASGREREAESKKFNLLAQSLKERLQSRADLKRLARNLRFTETLEGLRIDIVDDADVSMFAIGTSQLTPSGAKLFAEVAALVAEVPNRVMIRGHTDAAPWSAKSGTNNWRLSVDRAEVTRHYLSFRGIASERFARIEGVADREPYVPSDRFDPRNRRISITLGWRDGDN from the coding sequence ATGGCTGCGCGCCCCAACCTGCCGCGCCCGGTCATCGTCAAGAAGGTGATCCAGGAAGCGCATGGCGGCCATCACGGCGGCGCGTGGAAGGTCGCCTATGCCGACTTCGTCACCGCGATGATGGCCTTTTTCCTGTTGATGTGGCTGCTCGGCGCGACGAACGAGGCGCAGCGCAAGGCGCTCGCCGATTATTTCGCGCCGACGATCGTGCAGACGAAAACCGACACCGCGGGGTCGACCGGCCTGTTCGGCGGCGATTCGCTGGTGGCGGCGGATCGCTATCCGCATGGCGCCGCACAGACGGGCACGCGCGCGATGACGATCCCGCGCGACGCGGTCGGCGGACCGCGCGAGGCGTCGGGGCGCGAGCGCGAAGCCGAATCGAAGAAGTTCAACCTGCTCGCCCAGTCGCTGAAGGAGCGACTCCAGAGCCGGGCCGACCTCAAGCGCCTCGCACGCAACCTGCGGTTCACCGAAACGCTGGAAGGGTTGCGCATCGACATCGTCGACGATGCCGACGTCTCGATGTTCGCGATCGGCACCAGCCAGCTGACCCCGTCCGGCGCCAAGCTGTTCGCCGAGGTCGCGGCGCTGGTCGCCGAAGTACCCAACCGGGTGATGATCCGCGGGCACACCGATGCTGCGCCCTGGTCGGCGAAGTCGGGCACCAACAACTGGCGCCTGTCGGTTGATCGCGCCGAGGTCACGCGCCACTATCTTTCGTTCCGCGGCATCGCATCGGAGCGGTTCGCGCGAATCGAAGGGGTCGCCGATCGCGAACCCTATGTCCCGTCGGACCGATTCGATCCGCGCAATCGCCGCATCTCGATCACGCTGGGCTGGCGCGACGGCGACAATTAG
- the motA gene encoding flagellar motor stator protein MotA, producing the protein MFPVVGIIVLILLVFGGFALTGGNLGPVMHALPHEMLIIGGAALGSLIIGNSGADLKALAGGLGKVFKGPQYKKQDYLDCILLVSTLMKMMRTEGPVAVEPHIEDPKNSTIFQQYPKLLKDDTLVHLICDTLRLVVVSSGTLDPHAVEEVMDNALKSHHHHSLKPAEGLQSLADALPALGIVAAVLGVVKTMGSIDKPPAILGAMIGSALVGTFLGVLLAYGLVGPFAARAKTVIESDNAIYHTVKQLIIASLHGHPQPLVIEAARSGVDHHNQPSFAEVFDGMRGR; encoded by the coding sequence ATGTTTCCCGTTGTCGGCATCATCGTCTTGATCCTGCTGGTCTTCGGGGGCTTTGCGCTGACCGGCGGCAACCTCGGCCCCGTCATGCACGCGCTGCCGCACGAGATGCTGATCATCGGCGGTGCGGCGCTCGGCTCGCTGATCATCGGCAATTCGGGCGCCGACCTGAAGGCGCTCGCCGGCGGGCTCGGCAAGGTGTTCAAGGGACCGCAATACAAGAAGCAGGATTATCTCGACTGCATCCTGCTCGTCTCGACGCTGATGAAGATGATGCGCACCGAAGGTCCCGTCGCGGTCGAACCGCATATCGAGGATCCGAAGAATTCGACGATCTTCCAGCAATATCCCAAGCTTTTGAAGGACGACACGCTCGTTCACCTGATCTGCGATACGCTGCGCCTCGTCGTGGTGTCCTCGGGCACGCTCGACCCCCATGCGGTCGAGGAGGTGATGGACAATGCGCTGAAGAGCCACCACCATCACAGCCTGAAGCCTGCCGAGGGCCTGCAGAGCCTGGCCGACGCGCTGCCGGCGCTGGGCATCGTCGCCGCCGTGCTCGGTGTGGTGAAGACGATGGGCTCGATCGACAAGCCGCCGGCGATCCTTGGCGCGATGATCGGCTCGGCGCTCGTCGGCACTTTCCTCGGCGTGCTGCTCGCCTATGGCCTCGTCGGTCCGTTCGCGGCACGCGCCAAGACGGTGATCGAAAGCGACAACGCCATCTATCATACGGTGAAGCAGCTGATCATCGCTTCGCTCCACGGCCATCCGCAGCCGCTGGTGATCGAGGCGGCGCGCTCGGGCGTCGACCATCATAATCAGCCGAGCTTCGCCGAAGTTTTTGACGGGATGCGGGGTCGCTGA
- a CDS encoding flagellin: MINAVGNRMTREIARQQKLADALERTQIQISGGKKLLRMSDDPVAARRIATIGTTQASMTAWSSNVNAASALVSQADGVMKSVSDLMSRARELTLAATSDTANPADRATIAAELGTIADELDALAATRDSNGEPVFAAGAARVMRFDSDVTFAPVPSAADVFVVGGNSLSTGIRDAAAAVAANDKAAMNASLGVLDTAISHVADEHAKIGLSGGRLDRIGDSLAARGITLKDERSVVEDTNLEEAIAQLHAQDLTLQAAQAAFAKINRQTLFDILS; this comes from the coding sequence ATGATCAACGCCGTGGGCAATCGCATGACGCGCGAAATCGCGCGCCAACAGAAACTCGCCGACGCGCTCGAGCGGACGCAGATCCAGATTTCGGGCGGCAAGAAACTGCTGCGCATGTCCGACGATCCGGTCGCGGCGCGGCGGATCGCGACGATCGGCACGACGCAGGCGAGCATGACCGCCTGGTCGTCGAACGTCAACGCGGCCTCGGCGCTCGTGTCGCAGGCCGACGGAGTGATGAAGTCGGTAAGCGATCTGATGTCGCGTGCGCGCGAACTGACGCTCGCCGCCACGAGCGATACGGCGAACCCCGCCGACCGCGCCACCATCGCCGCCGAACTCGGGACGATCGCCGACGAGCTCGACGCGCTGGCGGCGACCCGCGATTCGAACGGCGAGCCGGTGTTCGCCGCCGGCGCCGCGCGCGTGATGCGTTTCGATTCGGACGTCACCTTCGCGCCCGTCCCGTCGGCGGCCGACGTGTTCGTCGTCGGCGGCAACAGCCTGTCGACGGGCATTCGCGACGCCGCGGCGGCGGTCGCGGCGAACGACAAGGCCGCCATGAACGCCTCGCTCGGCGTGCTCGATACCGCGATCAGCCACGTCGCCGACGAACATGCCAAGATCGGCCTGTCGGGCGGCCGCCTCGACCGCATCGGCGACAGCCTCGCGGCGCGGGGCATCACGCTCAAGGACGAACGCTCGGTTGTCGAGGACACCAATCTCGAAGAGGCGATCGCCCAGCTCCATGCCCAGGATCTGACGCTCCAGGCCGCGCAGGCGGCCTTCGCCAAGATCAACCGACAGACCTTGTTCGATATTTTGAGCTGA